The genomic DNA ATTTCAAGGAGCAACAACAGAAACATTTATAGCCTTTATCCCCAAACACAACCAGAAGAGTACAGTTCCATTTTTCATTTCAAGATTACTGCAGTATTTGATCATAAGAGAATGATATGGATATGACATAACGTACTTTACTTTGGTTGAAATACAGAAGAACAAATAGCGAGATCCCGAACACGATATCCGACCATATATTCGCAAATGCTCTACGGTTTTCTAATCTCCATTCCTCTCGCAGCTCTAACCTGTCAATGCAACAAGGAAGACACTTAGAGCATCAGAATTGATCCGCCAAAATCCCAAAAGGAAAGGCATACCATGCTTATTATTGATGCTAAATTGCTCGATTTGACATCTTAAAATAGTTCAATAATTGGCTGTACCTGAAGGTGGCAGAAAAACAttagaatttattaaaaagtaCTCTCTTCGTATCATAATAGCTCAACCAGTTCACCAGGCTAAGTCAATTTCACAATTATACGCTTCATTTCATCATTCAATTACTAACAAAGCAGCAAAACAGCATTTGGCCTCATTTCTGATGGTATATCAACTATGATTGCAAGAGATCATAATAGCATGAATTTCAAGCGGATCAAACGAAATCAATCAAACAATTAGATTCTGGGGAAATCTTACGCTCTATGTCGTAGCTCCAACCAAACCTCCTCATCAGAAAGCGGCGGAGACTTGCCAATCTCTTCTTCGAAGCGAAATCTTGCTTTCTCGACTTTCAATTCCTTAACCATTTCCAGTTTTTGCGACCTTCTAACATCAAGCACCTGTGCTGCAAGTGGTACAGTCTTCACATATCTGCAGCAGTAATAAACCTCATGAGTCGGTCAACACCAGAAACTTTCCTGGTATTCTTGATATCATCTTAAATGCAATTCACGTCATGAGAAAGGAAGTACAGTAAGGCAGCAAAACCCCCCAGTCTATACGGTAACATATCGATATGATCAGTTGCTCTCACCTCATGCTCCGATACAATATTCATGATCAACATCAAACAATAGTATTTGAATGAAATGCACTCCTACTAATGAAGTTACCTGTCCAGAAAAGGCATGAGCACGTAGTCATGAACCACAAAGTCCAACGCCCATGGAACAATTATCAGTACTGCCAGAAACTTAGCCGAGTTGAAGGAGGCATATCGGAAGACTCGATCCTCGTAGAGCATATCCTCATCTTCCCTCCCAAGAACAATGTCCCTAACCGATTCCACAAACCCCTTCTCGGGAACCAAATCATTCCCGTCAGGTACCACATTGTTTCCACCTCCATCGCCCCAATCTTGCTTCCAAGAATCCGCAGCTCTGCCATCCCCGGTGTTCGCCTCATCGTACACAAGCCAGTCCTCCCACATACGGCTCTCCTCATTCCTCACGTCTTCCTGCGCTTCCCTCAGCTCGACAATTGCCTCCGCCCTCTTCTTCCACGCCTCGAACTTGTGGCTCTCGGATAGCTCGCCATCCTCCTCGCTAGTCCCCCTTCCCCCATACTCTccatcaccaccaccaccgTCACCATAATCAAGCATGTCATCATCCCTCAACCCGAGCCAATTCCCGTCATCGTCAAAGAAGAACCTTTGCCACCAGCTCCTCTTCCTATGGCCCttgcccttcttcttcttagcATTAGCtaccaagccaccaagcctcCTTCTCCCTCTGGCAGAGAACTCGCGGGAGGGAGGCAGGAGCAGGCCGTTGAGGCAGATTCTGGGGTTAAGGGAGATGAGGCTGCGGCATAAGACTACTGAACTGCTCATTTACACAGAGCCCACTCCGCATTTTTCGCTACCCCTTTGAGCTGATTGATAAGACGGGCAAGCTTCTGAGCTCGACAAGCTTCGGAGAGATAATCGAATGTTTCCTCGTTCAGTTAACTTCTACACAAGCAGAGGAGCCCAAACACCATGGAAGGAAAGATCGTCACTTCAAGAATACCCACAAACCCAAATTCCAGGGACAACCGGAGAATCGGATAATTGGGCGCTCTGCGTACATTGTATGTTCGTAGCAGCAAAATTTCATGGCCGGGGAGGAGTACTCGTGTCGGACGATGAAGGGTCCTAGACCGGAtaaaatacaatatatatacaacagataatatattatttatttagaaattttcaatatttattgtctatctatttattatatagtatttgtatttttgggaAATTGCTCCAAACAATCTCATTTCTTCATGTTTAGCATCTGCCCCCCTCATATTTAGGTGAGTTTGTTTTCGGAACTatgtttaactcaactcaactcaactccacttttcttcaattcaacattacaatcattactttttctattttttaaatatttttaatcattcaatttaatttttaatattaaattcactcaactattcattacattttcacaattcaacaacacaatcattacttaatcattattttctctcaattatttattacttttttacactttttctcataattcaacaatacaatcattacaaatcaattaaaaccaaaactcaactcaactcaactctcaatccaaacacactcttaGATGTGTTGTCAAAAAGCTCCTTACGGCTATGGTTCTCTCACTTTTCCTcttaaatttgattaaatgTCTTGTTTTATCTCGGACCATACCAACTATTGTCATCTAATAGGGCCAAGCATATTGAGCACATACTTGAAAACTCACAAGgtacatataaaaatatgtgCGAGTCAATTTGCTATTAGTTGAGAAGTTTTAAATGAGGTTTACGAGATCAGTTTCGCTTCGACAAGAGTAGGAGAAATTTGTTATTCTCCTCAATATAGAAATATGTAGCTTGCATTTGGTTCAgacaaaatcaattaattaacaaaGGATGACGTgagatataataatttattcgATCAATTTAGTAACATTCTTTATTAATTACCAGAATGAATGTCTAAATCAAAATGGAGTATGTGCGCCCAAGTAGGAATGAGCAACTTTCTATTTGTAGGGGGAAAAAACATCAACCACCTTACTAAACtacaaataaaatcatttCTCTCTTTCGGAGGTCCACATTCTTCGTGAAATATTGCATTTTGTTCAATCCATACAAAGACGTATACATGTAGACATGCCACGGGTTCTTCATGAAATAGTCTGAATAGTCGCCTCTTTTTAAGTGTGAAGAAGTCTAACAAAATTCGGAAGGTCGTGCTGCAGCTTGACTACTGTTTCacattttgttctttttccaCACTTGTTTCGCGGATAATTGAGCAAGAGATTgagatgattttctttttactgGGGAGATTCCTTCATCTCAAGTATGCGCCCGGAGAAACCATCATATGTCTCTCTTGAACTCGCACGACCACATATATCCACTAGATTAACAACATAGCGAGGAAAAAAGGGgcaaattttaaaacttaatGGGGGCAAAAGCAGACAAGCTCAAATACATAGGGTACACTTTAAGAACAAAATGAATCTATTGGGGACAAAGTTGAGATTCATTAAACTGTTTAAGAAATCATTTTTCTCATTTctcatttgaaaaataaataaaattcctAGAAGACGCATTCTCTGAGCTCAAATTCTTCCGCCGCGCCCGATGAGCTGAAGATGGATATATCAAATTCTCTGCTTTGTAGCCAGGGCTGCTTTGATTCGGGGACAACGAGGAGGGTCAGCTGCTTTCGTAAGCTGGTAAAGACTCTTGCTTCCTTGCTCGAAAGtcagatttttatttttatttttattttttattttttggttggGTTTTGAGTTGAATCATCTTGCTTATGGGAACCCAATTGATGTCACGAGCTTGATTTTTGGTGATTTATGACGAAGAGAAGAGGGTTCCTGAAGGGGCAGTAAATAGCTTTTTAATCCTGTCATGGATTGTTGTATGTGAACCTGTGCAGCCTTGAATTGCTGGGCTAGGTTGCTATGTTCCCGCATGGTGTTTGTCTTTCTTTCTTGTATGTACTGTCATATGTTACTGCACCGTCCTGATATAGTGGCATACAATCAGAGCTAACCCTCGAACCTCTTGGGAGTTGCAGTTCCTGCAATGGACCTCTTAAGGCTTTTCAACGAACCAACAATGTCATTTTTCGCATATCACTTCTACGTGACATTCAACCCTCATTTCTTACTTCTCGAGTTACGATCTGAAATAATTGACTCGAAGCTTCTTTTCAGGACGAGTATTATTCTTACGAGGAGTTGGACCATGGGTGACATGGACCAAATGGTGGAGCGGAGTCAAGATTTCAGGTATTATCCATGCCTTTATTGTTTAAACTTAACAAAATCATTGATATGTATGTTTAGCAATAGGTTATTGATATTTCAACCCAGTTGGATGAATCTTGATTAACTACATGTCAAATGATATTTGCTCTTTCATAGAGCAGGATATGGGGCACTACACAAATATATAGTTGCTTTTGCTGCATTAGATTCTTTCTTTGCTTTCCATTTTATAAAATACGAGTAATGAACTGAAAGTGCAATGTCATGgtcttttttaactt from Punica granatum isolate Tunisia-2019 chromosome 2, ASM765513v2, whole genome shotgun sequence includes the following:
- the LOC116196801 gene encoding chloroplast envelope membrane protein; translated protein: MSSSVVLCRSLISLNPRICLNGLLLPPSREFSARGRRRLGGLVANAKKKKGKGHRKRSWWQRFFFDDDGNWLGLRDDDMLDYGDGGGGDGEYGGRGTSEEDGELSESHKFEAWKKRAEAIVELREAQEDVRNEESRMWEDWLVYDEANTGDGRAADSWKQDWGDGGGNNVVPDGNDLVPEKGFVESVRDIVLGREDEDMLYEDRVFRYASFNSAKFLAVLIIVPWALDFVVHDYVLMPFLDRYVKTVPLAAQVLDVRRSQKLEMVKELKVEKARFRFEEEIGKSPPLSDEEVWLELRHRALELREEWRLENRRAFANIWSDIVFGISLFVLLYFNQSKVALLKFTGYKIVNNVSDTGLAFLIILITDIFLGYHSESGWQTLLEIIVEHYGFEVDQSAITIFVCLIPVVIDACVKLWLFKFLPRLSPRVSNIFREMKRH